The following DNA comes from Chitinophaga nivalis.
TCAACAAAGCCATCAATGCCCGGGAAAATGCCAAAGCCTATTTCAACTTTCTACTCAACCGGCAACTGACAGACTCGGTGACCCTCGACATTACATTATTGCAAACGCCTACCCTGGCGGCTTCCAGCGACATCAACGCCCGGGAAGAACTGACCCAGCTGCAAAGCGCCGCCAAAAGCTATCGCCTCAATGAACAGCTGCAACGTTCCTATCTCATCCCTAAACTGAATACCTTTCTTGACCTGGGTACCCAGTCTATGGGCCTGCATTTCGACAACCAGTCCCGCTACTATATGTTTGGCGTAAACCTGGAGTGGAACCTGTTTGCAGCGAATAAAAACCGCTATAAAATCAAACAGGCACAGGTAGCGGTGCAATCCATCTCCAATCAGGCAGATAAAACCGCAGACGCCTTACGGTTACAGCTATACGAAGCGTCCAACAATTACCGCACCGCCGTCCTGAATTTCCGTACGGCACAAAGTCAGCTCTCCTTCGCGGAGCGTTACTACCGCGATCAGCTGAAAGTATATAAAGCCGGACAGCTGCTGTACATAGAGTTGCTGGACGCGCAGAACCAGCTGACCCAGGCCCGGCTGCAAACCGTGGCCGCACAGGCAGCCGTACAAACCGCCTTCGCAGCCGTAGAACGCACCGAAGCATCTTATCAGATCAATTCTTCTTCATCACTTTAAAATCTACCCAAATGAAACATACTTCCCTGCTCCTGTCATTTTCCCTGTTGCTGTTTGCGTGTTGTAACCAGCCGCAGCAAGCCAGTCAACAACCTGCCGACACCATTCCGGTAAAGGTTATGCCACTGACCAGACAAGGTACACACCTGCAGACCACTGCATCGGGGCAGTTCACCACCGACGATGAAGTATTGCTGTCTTTCAAAACAAATGGTATCATCAACAATATCCTGGTGAAAGAAGGCGATGCCATCAGAAAAGGACAGCTACTTGCTACCCTCAATCTCACAGAAATCAACACCCAGGTACAACGCGATCAGCTGGCCTACGAAAAAGCCCAGCGTGATTATCAGCGGGTGGTAAACCTGCACCGCGACAGCGTGGCCACCCTGGAACAGTTGCAAAACAGCCAGACGGCGATGGAACTGGCCCGGCAGCAACTCAGCTCTTCTCAGTTCAACCGTAGCTATTCTGCCATTCATGCTACCCAGGATGGTTATGTATTGCGCAAACTGGTGAGCGCCGGACAACTGGTGAATGCCGGCACGCCTGTACTGCAAACCAATGGCGCCCATCATACCCGGTGGCTGCTGCGCATCGGGGTCAGCGACCGCGAATGGGCACAGATAAAAACAGGCGACAAAGCGACTGTACAAACACAGGCCCAACCTAATGACACCCTAACGGGCACCGTTATACGTAAATCAGAAGGTATAGATGCCCAAAGCGGCACTTTCATTATTGATGTACAACTCACGGAAAACAAGCCCGCCGCCATCGCGGCCGGCATGTTTGGCCGTTGTCAGATTTCTTCCGGCGTAGCTACCGGCAGTACTGCCTGGAGTATTCCCTACGCCGCACTCCTGGACGGCAACGGCAGCACCGGATTTGTATTTATCACCAACGATAACCGCACTGCTACCCGGATTCCGGTAACCATTGCCGGTATGGAAAAAGAAAATGTACTGATCAGCGCCGGCATGGAACAGGCCAAAGCACTCATTATTTCCGGCAGCGCTTATCTGAAAGATCAATCTCCTATCCGCATCATCCAATAACATCTACTGTCATGAAAATAGCCAGATATGCCGTTAAAAATTATCAGTTTACCCTGGTAATATTCATCATGATCATCGTACTGGGCATCACTACCATGCTGAATATGCCCCGTTCGGAAGATCCGGAACTGAGATCGCCGCAATTCACCGTGGTAGTAGTATACCCGGGCACCAGCCCTAAAGACATGGAAGACCTGGTAGTAGATCCGCTGGAAAAAGAGATCTACAGCCTGGAAGATATCAAAAG
Coding sequences within:
- a CDS encoding TolC family protein, whose amino-acid sequence is MYTSVTKGATLIVLLLAGFPSFAQNNVLDQYIQQAFQNNKGLREQHFELEKSMYALQEARSLFGPNVALLGNYTKAKGGRTIDFPAGDMLNPVYKSLNHLTGSNQFPPLENVSVQLAPDNFYDVKLRTSLPLVNAEIYYNQQIKKEQITQQQAALNVYKRELVKDIKTAYFQYYQASQAVSIYNSALSLINENIRINESMIRNGIRNNTALYRSQTEKEKTDGDINKAINARENAKAYFNFLLNRQLTDSVTLDITLLQTPTLAASSDINAREELTQLQSAAKSYRLNEQLQRSYLIPKLNTFLDLGTQSMGLHFDNQSRYYMFGVNLEWNLFAANKNRYKIKQAQVAVQSISNQADKTADALRLQLYEASNNYRTAVLNFRTAQSQLSFAERYYRDQLKVYKAGQLLYIELLDAQNQLTQARLQTVAAQAAVQTAFAAVERTEASYQINSSSSL
- a CDS encoding efflux RND transporter periplasmic adaptor subunit, translating into MKHTSLLLSFSLLLFACCNQPQQASQQPADTIPVKVMPLTRQGTHLQTTASGQFTTDDEVLLSFKTNGIINNILVKEGDAIRKGQLLATLNLTEINTQVQRDQLAYEKAQRDYQRVVNLHRDSVATLEQLQNSQTAMELARQQLSSSQFNRSYSAIHATQDGYVLRKLVSAGQLVNAGTPVLQTNGAHHTRWLLRIGVSDREWAQIKTGDKATVQTQAQPNDTLTGTVIRKSEGIDAQSGTFIIDVQLTENKPAAIAAGMFGRCQISSGVATGSTAWSIPYAALLDGNGSTGFVFITNDNRTATRIPVTIAGMEKENVLISAGMEQAKALIISGSAYLKDQSPIRIIQ